From the Rhea pennata isolate bPtePen1 chromosome 1, bPtePen1.pri, whole genome shotgun sequence genome, the window TCAAATATCTGCCTAATGTAAAcatcctcctttcctccctccaccCTAACGCATTAACAATGCTTACCTCTCCAGCTGAATCGGTTGACTTGCGCCCTCTATCATCAGTGCCAAATTTTAAACCCTTCTGCACTGGTATAGGAACAGATGACACTTTCTCCAAGTCTGCAGTgactatttttactttttcttgacttttttgccttttgtacgtgcttttcttctctaaataaGTATCCTTAGTCTCTACTTTTCTACCTCCTTCTTTATAATCTTCaactttctgaagttttttcttctttcttttaaccttAACTTCAATACTATCATCTTCATTACTAGCTGATCCATCAAGATGTCTATCAGAAATGGAATCTTTTTCAGCAATTTCTTGTTCCAATCTCTCCTTTCCACTTTTTACTTTGTGCTTCTCCTCTTTATTTTCAGGATATAAGTCTGAACTTTCATTATCAACTCCTTGAGAAAATGTATCATCTAAAGTACTTGATTCCGAGTCAAACTGAAGGTCTCCATGCTTCTCCTTCcgtgattttttattttcttttgagtcctctttagattttattttaaaatctttagattctcccttctttttcttgacttctttagtaccttctttcttttgcttctttggATCTTTGGAGTCCTCCCTGGTTTCTGAAgtccttttttttggttttgaatctGAGACCAAGCTATCTGAAGAATTTTCACGTTCtattttgggtttttctttGAGTTTTGAAGACTTagactttttcttcctcagatcATCTGGGCTTTTATCCTCTCTATctttcaactttttctttttcttctttggtgAAGCATCttcttttgtttcactttgcCAGTCGCTGTCAGATTCTGCTTCAAATACATCATCATTTAGGGAAAGTTTCTATAAAgtaaggggaggaaaaagatttttctccatTAAGCTCTATAACTTAGGTATAAACTACACAAATATGAAATCCAAGGAAAAGAAGATTACAGATGGTGATGGGAAAAAGTCAACCTCCTGAAACACTGCAAACCTCATTCTTCATTACTAAACTGTACAATTCATAAACATTAGAACTGTATCTCACTTATCTAAGTCACACTACTAACTGcttaaaacagaagcaacacAAACAAGCTAAACCAATCAGACACTCAGAGCCAGATACTAGAACAGAACTAAATGCGACTCTTCTATACGAAAACTATCTTCTACATCAAAACTTGATTTGGAAAAATACACCTACAGCTTTCCCAGAAGCAGAGTacaagctttcaaaaaaaaaaaaaattcttaatcgTGATTTTGAAGTTAACCAGTTTAAAAGGCTACATGCCTTATTAttgcaattaatttttcttcctttatttctgcCTTATCTATGTCAAGGTTTAACAAGCAAAAACCCATCCATCTTTTTCCATAAGAAGCAGGAAGGGGAAGTGAGCAAAGTGCCCAGCTTCAGTAACACGACAAAGCGTGTGTGGGCAGGGAAAGGGGGTTGCTTACATTACTGGAACactaattaaaataactgtGTATTATTTACATAGTCCATTAAACACCAAAATAAAGATGAGACCAGTTTAGACTCTACAAGTGAACTTGTCAATTCAAACAAGTTCCCTAATCATATAACAGCAGCAATGTTCAGTCTCACCCAAAGCACACTTGTTACTCTTCAGattgaagagattttttaaatcttctttaaTTTCATAACCAatgcctttcttcctccctccctcaccAGAGTCTAGATGGGGAAGATGTCTTCAAAACACAATACCAAAAGGTGAAACACACCTGTATGTCTTTTTTAACAGGTTTAGGCTTATTGtccacaattttttttctgaattcaagCAGCACTTCTTTGCAGTCTTCCAAATGAATCTCTGGTTCCCAGGTATCATCATCAGAGGTGTATCCCTTCCATCGTACTTTGTAGAGAATTTTACCCTGTAAAAACaatgacaacaacaaaaaaatcatttcatacaTACAACACAGCACAGTATTGCTCTGTCTACTCATTCCTGTGGAACTCAGTGGATAAAtcactttttatatatatatatatgtgtgtgtgtgtgtgtgtgcgtgtgtgtgtgtgtgtgtgtgtgtgtgtatagaaagagagagagagagaatgaattTTAATGGAAGTTCAACCTGGAGCTGACATAAGAATATCTTCAATTATTTCCATCAGCATCATGTACTGAACTGAAGagatattaaaacatttcataagaGTGATTTTATCCAAAATGTGTATTGTCTgaaattctttcagaaaagcatcaAAACAGATCACACAATCCCAGTTATTTTACCAAAACAGACTTTGACAGCTACAAAACTAAGtgttaatacattttaaacttttaatgagttacatatatatatatatatatatataaatcaagattgaattgcttttttgctgaaaaagtcATGTAAAACCTTAAGATCAATAACGAACAAAACTAACATCATTCACTTGATTTTATATTGAATTTATAACTTATGCTAGATTTGTAATCAATACAGTTCTTGATAAACTGAAAtaacaatcagaaaaaaatgagtttttcaattaaatctagacaaaacacaagtttgtgtgtttcagcagagctgatgaTTTCAGTAAATATTACATATCATAGCCCTAGGCCAGTTGTTtcaatgttatttaaaaagttaaatattttcctatagTGAGGTTAATCTCCTAAGCTTTTTCACTAGTTCAGAGAGGTTTTTTaccaattaaaaaacaaagaaaacaaaactccaaactTTCCACCAAACCACCTCTTGCCCTTCTCCTGAAGGAATTAAGTAGTCTGAATTCTTAAGTCTCTCAACATAGACTCTTCTTCCTGCAGAGAGGCAATTCTTATTAACTTGGACTTGTGTTAGCATAATGCTAACACAACCAGACAAGTGGCAACTCACAGCCTTCTGCACTAAGCTCGTCTGAAAAGCATAGGCATGTCCTATGAAATCAGTGTGGTCATCTTTATTGATTAAACCTGAAGGTATGACAAAAACTAGTATCAAACTTAAAACCCACTTTccatataaatacatacttaATACCAGGCAGCATAACTATTTCTtaacttattttctgaaaagaagtctATAACAAGCAAACATACTAAGCAAAGCACCTTTGGAGAGGCAAAACagcaatatttctttccttcagaaacaAACATGTAATGCTCCCAAAGATAGATCCTGTGCTGTTAATCAAGCTTGGACAAGAGAATCTTCAGAAGTACTGCCATTTAACATTTACTGTTTCCAcaattatacatttttatatatatttctacaaTTTTACATATTTGCCAGAGCACCATTAACCATTTTTCAATGTCATATATATGCTACTCAACTTCAGTAAGCAAAACTGATTATATATCAAATAGGAAGCCTATACTCAAACACAGTAGTATATTTCCCCTCTTGCAATTTACCATATATTTCCAACTCAGGAATATGTTTTCAAAACCATGTTCATCtgtctccctttctttcttttaatgggGTCCCTCTTCAAATAAGCAACTAGTATCCCTCTTACTACAACTGCAGAACAACTTCAGTTGCAAGGGATCTTTGGAAGCCAACAAGCACAAtcctctgctcaaagcaggtccaACTACATCAGACGTAGTTCAGCAATCTGCCCAGTCAAGTTTTAAAGATTTCCAAGGATGGCTATTGCACAGCTCCTCTGGACTGCTCTCACAGTGAGAAATCTCTTCCTTGTATCTAATCAGATTTTCCTACATTCCTGTGTCTGCTGCCTTTCACCCTTtcactgtgcacctctgagaaggGTCTGACTGCATCCACTCTACACGCTCCCACTGAGTAGGTCAGACAGTGTTACAATCAGCTCTGAGCCTCATCTTCTTAAGGCGAAGAAATCCAACTCTCTCAACCTCTCTGTGTATCCTGCGCTCTAGCCTCTTTATAATCTccatggccctttgctggacccACTTCAAAGTCCATGCTTTGCCCTAGAGAGACCAAAATTGGAGACAGCACTCTAGCTGTCTCACTAGTGCTGAATAGAGGAAAAAGCACATTTCCCTTGATCCACTGGCTACACTCTTGGATGGGGCTGCAAAAAACTTCtttgctgcagaactgctgaCTAGTGTTAAATTAACTTGTCCATGGGGAACTTACCATGTTCACTGGAATGTAAATGCAAGTCTTTAAGTTTACATTATGTTTAAGAAACTAAAGTGAGACTATTCAGCTGTTGAATTACTGGTGTTCAGTACATACTTGAATGATACAAAACTGCAGCTTATCAAAGTGAATTAAATGAAGACAAGAGATTGATGACATACTAAACATGCAGAGACTTTCACTCATCTGCCAGAATTATTTTACTCATATTATTATTTGTTCTGTTACTTACAAataatggaattttaaaaacatttttattctactGTAGTTTATATGAGAGCTAGTCATGGGCCAAAACCAACTCTTATGGAAAGGGATATCATCATTTAATTAAAGAGCAAAATTAACATTACTTGCTTATAGGTTAGGCCACAATTTGTCTTGGAGCctgttattttagaaaaactttTGAACGGTAGAAGCAGCTTTCTAGGTATACAAAAGAGAACTATTCCAAAACTTTTGTTGTCAGCTGTCTTAACTTGGACACTTCAATGTTTCACTTATCAGTGGGCCCAGATCCCCAGCCCAATCCCATTCTGGGAGTGCTGCCTATCCCCACCAGCTCCAGTGGTGTCAGAGCAGGGAATGACAGGGCTCTGGGCAGTACTTGAGGAGCCATACCCTGAGCCAGcccctgcccagcacagctgACCTGCTCTGGCCATATATTGTGCTTAAGAACCTGCAAGCTGGGAACCTCCTGTCAAACACAAGCTACATTAAACATACACCACATAACATTcagctttttctgctctgtatgTCCAACAAAATACAGCTCAGAACCTGCTACAGAATAAGCTGCTTAGAGGAagaaggagacagaaaaaagggGGTGGGAGATGCCCAGCacattccttaaaaaaaaaactgtaagacTGTACTCCACATATGCTGGTATTCTTTAGAAGTGTGTAGAGCCCTATGACTCtctaatacatatattttacatttcatcCTTGCAAGGGAAAGGTACTCATACTTAAGCCTGATTTACTATTTGGATCAAAGACTGTCATAAGTAAAACTACAGATATTATCTCTGAAGCGTAACGTGCTTAAGAAATCAAGACATAATCTAACCATGGTAGCATCACGAACacataaaaaaattactggTCCAAAGGTTCTTTGACCTAAGAGTTTCAAAATCTTGATACACTAAGCAGGCAGACTTCTATACCACCATGTGTTTGACTGGAGCCTAAAGTCAATTATAAATTAGTTAAGATAAACAACTTACAaacataaaatcattaaaaaataaagttacgatcattatttttttcatttgaaatttatgAAGTTTTAGAAAGACTTTGACCAATTCAGGCTGCTTTCAAAGACTGAACATACAAtctttttctccaaacaaagagaagaaggaTGCTATTGTTAGttattttaattgaagaaaGTCCTTCTATTTAAAAGGCTTTCACACGTTTTATATGCCAGTAGTGTTTCTCAGTAAGCATACTCAGAAACTTCTTCAACCTCTCCCTTATATTCAATCCGGCACACTGCAGCACTCTGGGTTTACATCGAAACACAACCAGAGGTCAGGCAGAAGAGCTTAACAttgcaggggaaaagaaaaatcatgaaagaGATTCCAGATATATCTTAACGTCaactaaagaaaggaaaagagggtaCAGAACAGCTTCCTTGCAAAACTACTAGTGCTTTAAGCTACAATTATAACGGAACTGCAGCTTTTGTGCGGGCTTCTCGCGCAAGTGAAGAAGAGGGGGGTAGGAAAAGCCGCATGGAATATGAGGCTCTCACCTGCGCAGCCCGCAAAGCCGGGGAGCAGGGAAAGCGAGCGAGAGCGCCCGCCACCGTGCCGCCCAGGCCCGCCCTGCGGccagcgccggcggccccccCGCTCGCCGGGCTCCCCGACAGCCCCGGCGCAGGAGGCGCCCGGCCGCtggcaggcggcggcgccgccgcgcactCACCCCCTCGGTTTTCACGTCCAGGATCTTCTCCACCTCGAACACGTCCTCCTCCTCGTCGctctccccgccgccggcctccccgccggcagccgccaCGCCCGCCGCCTTGCCAGACCCGCCGCCGTCTTCCTCCTCGTCTTCCTCAtcctcggccgccgccgccgtctcCTCCTCTTCCGCCGCCCCCTTCAGcctggcggccgccgccgccgcctcagcgccgctcccggccgccgccgccatcttgggcCGAATTTCAAACGACAAGGGGGAAAAGCGGCTGCGACATCCACGgccgggcgaggcggcggcggcgcggccaaTCGGCGCCCCGCTAGCCCGTGACGCACGGAGGCGGGGCCAAGCCCAGAGGCCTTCGTGCCCCAGCGTGGCGGCTGCCCGCAGCCAATaagcggcgctggcggcgggaGGCCGCAGGGCTGCGCGGCGGGGCCCTGAcaggagccgccggcggcgggggcggcgggcgctccGCGGGCGGGCCCGCGCTCCGCTCGCCTGGGGCGGCCGTGTCTCCAGCCGCCGCTGCGCGGCtccgggggcgccggggcggcctTCCCGGCTGCGAGCGAGCGGTGAGGGTGGCCCGAAGCGGCGCGGCTCTGTGCTCGCCGCGGCGCCCCTTCTGCGGCCCAGCAGCCGTGTAACGATTCGCTCTGCTCGCGCCGCGGACCCCCGGAGGAAGGGGGCAGTTAGCAGCGGGCGGCACTGACGGATTTCCATGCCAGTGACCCTTCTGCCAAGACATGACGTGCCCGGGTGAGATCGCCTTGCCCAGCTGAAAGGACAGGAGGCACCTGGTCATCCAGGTGTGAAGCTATGCTTCAGCCTCAGGAGCATGAGGTTTTGGGGGAAATGCACAAAAAGACACATAAGCACCTCAGGAAGAGCCCGATTGTACCACTGGGGAATGGGGTCTCTCactaggaaaacaaacaaacaaaaaaaaactctttaaatgccacattgttttacattttaaaataattgcctGTAGTGAAGCACACCTGTTTTCAtgaagtgaggaaaaagaagaaactccATCCTAGTTGCTTAACTACCTTTGCTAATGCCAGTGTTCTGTGTATCCCAGACAGTTTCTTACAGAGTACACATCACTTAAATGAAAGTTAGGCTTTAGCATGAATGTGTATTCTATAGAAGTGCCTGTGCAGGATGCATCATTACAACAGTGAAAATGTCAGATGCTGCTATTTAAATAActaatgaggggaaaaaaatactttatttgtattttttgccAACAATCATTTTCTAAGATGATTCCATCATCAATGGATCAAATACTTAACAGCACATTTAGAAGCTAGTCTGTAATTGTTTAAATTCGGGAGTCATTCTAGATGTTGACACcaatattctatttcttttcaactAAAGTGCAGCACAattctttcatttgtattaT encodes:
- the MPHOSPH8 gene encoding M-phase phosphoprotein 8 isoform X2, producing the protein MAAAAGSGAEAAAAAARLKGAAEEEETAAAAEDEEDEEEDGGGSGKAAGVAAAGGEAGGGESDEEEDVFEVEKILDVKTEGGKILYKVRWKGYTSDDDTWEPEIHLEDCKEVLLEFRKKIVDNKPKPVKKDIQKLSLNDDVFEAESDSDWQSETKEDASPKKKKKKLKDREDKSPDDLRKKKSKSSKLKEKPKIERENSSDSLVSDSKPKKRTSETREDSKDPKKQKKEGTKEVKKKKGESKDFKIKSKEDSKENKKSRKEKHGDLQFDSESSTLDDTFSQGVDNESSDLYPENKEEKHKVKSGKERLEQEIAEKDSISDRHLDGSASNEDDSIEVKVKRKKKKLQKVEDYKEGGRKVETKDTYLEKKSTYKRQKSQEKVKIVTADLEKVSSVPIPVQKGLKFGTDDRGRKSTDSAGEEKEVKKNETKEKSQKKESEREEKSRREQKGLKSYKDIKSAFDLFNVTSEEKNECSENNRKREESCLDYKFVEELKSKDSKVYKERRSIRDETDTWTYIAAEGDRDIVDVCQIEENSALLRDAVKNGDYMTVKMALSSNEEYNLDQEDSSGMTLVMLAAAGGHDDLLRILIRKGAKVNGRQKNGTTALIHAAEKNFLTTVAILLEAGAYVNMQQSSGETALMKACKRGNSDIVRLMIESGADCNILSKHQNNALHFAKQCNNVLVYEQLKSHLETLSRVAEDTIRDYFEARLALLEPIFPIACHRLCEGPDFSTDFNYKPPQNVPEGSGILLFVFHSNFFGKEVIARLCGPCSVQAVVLNDKFQLPVFLDSHFIYSFNPTAGLNKLFIRLAEAPTAKVKLLIGAYRVQLQ